The DNA region CCAGTCCACGTCCTCGTGGCCCTCGTCGGCCACCTGCCCGCCCGCGCGGGCCATCGAGCAGAAGATCTCCGTGTACGGCTTGTGCCGGAACCGCTCCAGCCGGTCGTCTTCGAGGTAGACGACCCGGTCGGCGCCGTACTCGATGACCTGCTCCGTGAGGTCGCTCACCTCGTCGCCGATGAGGACCGCGACCACGTCCTCGGGCTCGCCGTCCTCGTCGCCGCCGTACTGGTCGTTGTAGTCGTCCATCAGCCGGCGGGCCTTGCCGAGCATCTCCATCGACACGTCGATGAGCTCGCCGTGCTGGGTCTCGCAGTAGACCCACATGTCGCGGTACTCGGCGTCTTCGAGGCTCTCGACCCACTGCTTGTCGTTGGTCGGGTGGTCGAGGTCGGGGTGTTTCTCCTCGGGCGGGACGTACTCCAGCTCCTCGCCCTCCTCCTCGCCGCTGCCCTCGACGGACTCGATGCGGTCCTCGATCTGGCCCTTCGCAGTCTTGCGGTCCTGCCCCTCCTTCTCGCGTTCGAGCAGGTCTTCGAGGACCGCCACGTCGTCGATGTCGCGGACCATGTTGGCGATGTCCGCGACGGTCAGGTCCTCGAGGTCGACGGACTCGGGGTCGACCTCCCCGTCGTCGCCCTCGACTTTCTCGATGCGGTCCTCGATGAGCGTCTTGACGGGAGCGCGGTCCTCGCCCTCCTCCTCCAGCTCCAGCATCTCCCGCAGCTCGTCGGCGTCGTCGATGTCCTTGATCTCCGGGCCCAGTTCGGCTATCTCGTGGTCTGTGGGGTCTATCTCGGGCATGGTCAGTCACCCGCCGCGTACGGTTCGAGTTCCTCGACGACCCCTTCCATCTCGGCGTCGTCGTCGGGGTCGACCACCGTGGCCTCCCGCTCGCTGGGGGCCTTCGGGATGGGGTCGACGCCGGCGACGATGGTCGGCGAGCCGTCGAGCCCGATGTAGTCGGGGTCGAGGTTCAGGTCGGCGTGGTCCCACATCGTGAACCGGTCCCAGTCGGTCGGGTCGAGATCCGAATCGTCGTCGAGATACTCCCCGAACTCGTCGGCCCGCTGTTGGGTGGTCTCGCGCAGGTCCTTGTGTTTCAGCCGGTGTTCGGCCCGGCGGTAGGTGGGCTCGAACTCGGGGTCGGCGACGACGAACGCCGGCAGCGGCGCTTCGACGGTCTCGATCTCCTCCACGTCGCCCTCGACGAGACGCTTGGCGCGGAGGGTGCCTTCCTCCTCGTCGATGTCCAGCGAGATGACGTGGGTGACCAGCGGCATGTCGAGACACCACTCGGTCTGGGGGCCGGTGTGGCCCGTCTCCCCGTCGGCGGTCTTGAAGCCCGCGAACACCAGGTCTGGCGGCTCCTCCAGCTTCTGGATGCCCGTGGCGACGGTCATCGCCGTCGCCCATGTGTCGGCGGCGCCCATCTCGCGGTCCGAGAGCAGATAGAGGTCGTCGGCGTACACGTCACGCATGCCCTCCTGCAGGACCTCCATGTAGCCGGGCGGCCCCATGCTCATCAGCGAGACGGTGCCGCCCCGCCGGACCTTCGTCTGCAGCGCCGCCCTGAGCGCGTGTCTGTCGTTCGGGTTCATCACCGTCGGCGTCTTCCCCCGCTCCAGGTGGCCGTCCTCGTCGAACGAGACCTGGCCCTCCCTGAAGTCGGGGACGCCTTTGGTCAGTACGACACTATGCATATTGGTAGCACACAGTTTGGTAGCCGAGTGGACAGTGGGTAAGTTTTTCGTCCACCGAAACCCACGGATCCGGGACGCGTCCCGGGATCGTGATCGGTCCGCGGAGACGCGGCTGTGCGGGGCCATTCACGGGTCGGACGACGAGGGCGACGCGACTGACGATGCGGCGGCGGTAAAAGTACGGGACGCGACTACCGGAAAAAGTGCGGGACGCGACGGCGGTCGGCCACCGAACCGGGACCGGTCAGATGCGGCCGGCGCGGCCGGGGTCGACGTCGATGGCGTCGACCGGGCAGACGTCGACACAGAGCATGCAGTCGATGCACTGGTCCTCGTGGGCGGGGTCGGCCTTGATCTCGCTCTCGGGGTGGTCGGGCGTGTCGACCCACTCGAAGACGTCGACCGGGCAGTCCTCCAGGCACGCGCCGTCGGCCAGACAGATGTCGAAGTCGACGGCGACGTGCGTGCCGTGGATGCCCAGCGTCTCCGGTTCGTCGACCGGGCCCCAGACCTTGTGGCCCTCGTGTTCCTCGGCGATCTCGCGGTTGGTCTCGAACTCCGGATCGATGGCCATGGTGTCTACACGGTCCACTCGTGTACACGTAAACCTTGCCCCGACCGACCGCCCGACCGCGCCCCGATCGGTGCGAGCGCCCGTCTCGCGGCCGAACGACCCCACGTCGAGCGGCCTCGGGACGGACGACGAAGTTCCCCGATCGCTCGCGACGCCGAGGCCGGTCAGCGGTCCGCGGAGGTGAGGATCGTGTTCGTGACGAGCCTGACGATGGCCCGGCGGAGCCGTTCGGTGACCGCCTGGTCGGAGATGTCCAGTTGCTCGGCCAGCTCGACGGTCGTGCAGTCGCGGGGGATGTCGTAGTAGCCCTCCTCGACCGCGAGGACGATCGCCTCCCGCTGGC from Halosimplex halophilum includes:
- a CDS encoding 4Fe-4S dicluster domain-containing protein translates to MAIDPEFETNREIAEEHEGHKVWGPVDEPETLGIHGTHVAVDFDICLADGACLEDCPVDVFEWVDTPDHPESEIKADPAHEDQCIDCMLCVDVCPVDAIDVDPGRAGRI
- a CDS encoding electron transfer flavoprotein subunit beta/FixA family protein, translated to MHSVVLTKGVPDFREGQVSFDEDGHLERGKTPTVMNPNDRHALRAALQTKVRRGGTVSLMSMGPPGYMEVLQEGMRDVYADDLYLLSDREMGAADTWATAMTVATGIQKLEEPPDLVFAGFKTADGETGHTGPQTEWCLDMPLVTHVISLDIDEEEGTLRAKRLVEGDVEEIETVEAPLPAFVVADPEFEPTYRRAEHRLKHKDLRETTQQRADEFGEYLDDDSDLDPTDWDRFTMWDHADLNLDPDYIGLDGSPTIVAGVDPIPKAPSEREATVVDPDDDAEMEGVVEELEPYAAGD